One segment of Brassica napus cultivar Da-Ae chromosome C3, Da-Ae, whole genome shotgun sequence DNA contains the following:
- the BNACNNG53450D gene encoding S-protein homolog 8: MNLLSSFFIVIALSAEFSNGESYDKDSVHFINSLNPNNILRVHCLTHDDDLGYHLLSPAQTYEFSFYESIFKTKVNCALWQGPGFKFYATFRAYTGGSFIVHYGKKNFWDAREDGIYISHGKDSPKLKYKWSTQAFSPIY; this comes from the coding sequence ATGAATCTCCTTTCATCCTTTTTTATTGTCATTGCATTGTCTGCTGAGTTCAGTAACGGAGAGTCTTACGACAAAGACTCGGTCCATTTTATAAACTCTCTTAATCCGAACAACATTCTCAGGGTCCATTGTCTAACGCACGATGATGATTTAGGCTATCATTTGTTGAGTCCTGCACAAACCTATGAATTCAGCTTTTATGAAAGTATTTTCAAGACCAAAGTCAATTGCGCCTTATGGCAGGGACCTGGTTTCAAGTTCTATGCGACCTTTAGGGCATATACAGGTGGTAGTTTCATTGTCCACTATGGCAAGAAAAATTTTTGGGATGCAAGAGAAGATGGTATATATATCTCTCATGGTAAAGATTCTCCCAAATTAAAGTACAAGTGGTCCACCCAAGCCTTTTCACCAATTTATTAA
- the LOC125583479 gene encoding uncharacterized protein At1g24000-like, with protein sequence MATSGSFPFLTPKICYSGELDIKSPADRFMKHFIRVHNNVSVGELQFIVNETNWEARTVIGHIIGNVISKSYKMVEATLTAIPRGDMTSSGVAWTVVFEKIGLDVQDREQIVGTLENLIEKIDRNLYPEPCPP encoded by the exons ATGGCAACCTCCGgatcttttccttttctaacACCAAAGATTTGTTATTCTGGGGAGCTTGACATTAAGTCTCCGGCTGACCGATTCATGAAACATTTTATCAGAGTGCACAATAATGTTTCAG TGGGGGAGTTGCAGTTCATAGTCAATGAGACTAATTGGGAGGCAAGAACAGTTATAGGGCATATTATTGGGAATGTAATCTCGAAAAGCTACAAGATGGTCGAAGCAACACTCACCGCCATTCCTAGGGGAGACATGACATCTAGCGGCGTGGCATGGACCGTCGTGTTCGAGAAGATTGGCCTTGACGTCCAAGATCGAGAGCAGATCGTAGGCACTCTAGAAAATCTCATCGAGAAGATTGACCGGAACCTTTATCCAGAGCCATGCCCACCTTGA